The window acccaaatatttgttgtgtacataagcgtaaataagatgcttgaagtgggggttTCGTTGTACATTTTAAAATGAAACAGATTCTGATCTGGGGGTGTTGCACGCCGCGCAGGGTATTGGCGAGCCGCGCCaatggtctgtgacagattcctttctttttaattagatattttgagggcaaattgataaattcactaaagggccgactataaggctctagattcagtttggtgagccttataacaccattttcacctacttcacctcttccaaattaatttagtgagagaaagggttttctagagtgagagaactcaaatcaaggaagaagaagccgatttcgggtctaagtgcaagcattaaagttgttcacctacttcctagctacattttgagtgtagtggtatgctttaatcttaatttccttgttaatttgattaagggttaagGTTTGGGGTAAATgaagaacttaaaacccatttgtgggtgaattgggtgttttgggtgaaattgggtcatgtagactcaaagatgactaactagggttttcaaagtgttagattgatgtttatgaactaaaattagttagtaaattgctagcactcctatatatatgtaagtgggtgttgtgtgggttagtggatgacccaaaatgggtatgttgactttaaaatggtcaaatgggttataatggacctaagttggttaatggttgtgaaagatgcataaactttgtattgaaacgtgttttaaacctatcttggctaattttAGGGTTTTGGTGTAAGTTAACCCAATTTTAgcgttaagggtgcaaatgggtcgaaattgcaccttaggtcaaaatggcactagaatgaagttagtggttgaccaccttgaatgaatgattgatatgtgcataatgtaataggtgcgttacattgaagttgaaagctcggttatctctcgccaagactttgaggtgagtggaaaatctatatatgtatgtatatgatttacgtgccgtattaatggtgtcacatagccgttttgtgaccatagttgtgagacatagccgttttgtccacgtttAATATTTATGCACATAGACGTGTttatgcatatagtggcgagtaatagccgtgttttactcccacgatgTATTCCGTATTattttgtgcacatagccgtgtttgtgtacatgattgtgagtaatagccgtgttttactcacacattgatcaagtgatgccatagccatttttggaacacttgggggtgatgccatagccgtttttggaacacctcgggggttagtataccatagccgtgtttgggagctaacagttgttatgaacatcgatgacttgtttcgcgaagttatTCTCTTGCGAagaacttggttaaccatggtttatagttgttgatgttagcatttaattattattatgaatattatgctattgatgttgctagttgtacggattgacgatactagcttgtttattgagacgttatgcgtttgtatgcgttaaatgatatcgtggatgcgagtaggtaagtcttatatgcatgtatatatttattctactcactaagcgttagcttaccctctcgttgtttaccattttataggttccggcgtggataagggtaagggcatacggttggattaaagatcccgcttattgttaggggatgctttttggatgtgttagcttttggagtttgaccatgacttgggtagtttaatcccaaacaccatgctcatcgtgtcgtttggtacttaaactttttggtggtcgaaactcacgttatgtattaaactcgtaaaacggccgatgtgggccccgctttgtaaaacttattttatgtttgaatagtgttagttttacatatgtgaatatgttgttaaaagtgttttgtctaattatgttgggaagtggccaatctttttcgcgtttaaagactttttggaccgaccagtttggcgcgccgcgccagttgctgaacaaacaaattttattttttttgatattttccgcgggttcgattgtggtttggtttgggttgttacaagtgatatcagagcatggtctaagggatttaggtgacttgagataggcgcctagacttagactttttgtgtgcgcgttattcgggacttgtaggactttgggtcggatcgggttttggttagtgcataggtttatgtgaactaatcatgcgctattgttatgtgtggtatttgaaatcgtcaagcgagatagacgtggtactagtgagttaatgcgatgtgctcgcgtaacaatgattagctaccattgttacgggttcaaatcgtgtcaaacaagcgatgtacgacgattgttgagcaagatggggtagtgtggtgtatatgtatatacatatgtgttaagtcctttcgttttgttgcttaatttactttgttttatagaatgaagatgagaaatggacacgacaccaatgacggaagtacgagtgaggacgttgaactcacggccaaggttgaggccatctttaaaaggctaaagaaggattttcttgatgatgtctgaaaggtcttccaagagtcggttgatggacaagtgaccgaaattatcaatgatcgaatgaaagccgcaatagaggaggctttagaggctagaaacatttatcctcgaggcgaagggggtgaaggtaatggtgggggtggaaggcgggacttccactacaaaaattttaaggatactcaacctccgatgtttaatggggtgagggatccattgaaaagcacttgttggatttccgatatcgagggagcattccgtaccgcagagtgtcctcccgagaagaagacgaggtatgggtctagcatgttgcgcgaagaggacaagttgtggtgggacgataaaatcaatttatatggtgaagagcaatgcatgtgctttacatgggaggagtttaagaaggaatttttccaagaataccgaaattcttccgatcttgataaaatccgggacgagttgcataatttgcgacaaggttcaatggacttggttactctcaagtctaccttcttggcaaagactcgtgtttgtccggagtatgtaggtgatgatcacaagttgatgctagatttctaccgtactttaagtgatgagttgaagggtaagattagccggggtatggctaagtcttttgaagatttatacgaattggctaggggttttgagccggaagttccaagaaagagtgatttcactttttctaaaagaaagtttgaaggttctagtcattctaacttctcaaacaagaaaaacaagaacaagaaggggtccgaaagcgtcggaagtgtgaagaagggtggttcaaatacttttacgcctacttgttatagttgtaggaagtcgggtcattacgcccgtgattgATTGACCAAGTCGGTCACGTATTTTAATTGTGGAaaggaggggcacaagaggccggaatgtcccgatttgaataacgatcatgtcaagaagttagaaaaggcggcaggcacggctaggggtcgcaactacttgatgaccaatgatgaagcaaaacaatccaacgaagttgtctcaggtacttttatggttaactctactccggcgaggattctttttgatagcggtgcaaatttgtcgtttgtgtctccaaaatttgtgcctaaacttaatagaccgttagctaagttaagtcgtccgatagaagtcaaaatagcggacggcaagacggtgctagtgattgatgtgtgtaagaattgtgatgttatttttggtgccgaaaactttaagattgatcttatcccgatgactttgggcgatttcgatatcgttgttggtatggattggctcgatcataatagagccgatattgcgtgccatgaaaaatttattcgtgtgaaggccccaagtgggggagagttaattattcacggtgataagcgtagaagacttgtgccgatatgcacttttgcacgggcacgtcatctcCTTGATAGTggcggcatggcttttcttgccaatgttattgatactcgtgatgagccaccacccattcgtgaaattccggtggttagtgaattcgaagacgttttttcagacgagttaccgggtgttccggcggaacgacaagttgaatttcgcattgagttggttccgggggctatccccattgctaaaactcctaatcgtttagcgccgacggaaatgcaagagttgttaaatcaaacccaagagctacttgaaaagggttttattctaccgagtgcttcgccatggggcgctccggttttattcgtgaaaaagaaggatggaagtatgcggatgtgcatcgattatcgggagttaaataaagtgacaatcaagaatcgttatccattacctcggattgacgatttgtttgaccaactccaaggtgcaacgtatttctctaaaatcaacctacggtccggctatcaccaaatgcgggtccgtgaggaagatattgagaaaacgtcttttcgaacgcgttatgggcattttgaattcgtagttatgccttttggtcttacgaatgcaccggcggcattcatggatattatgaaccgagtgtgccaacctatgttggacaagtcggtaattgtgttcatcgacgatatacttgtttattcgaagagtatgaacgaacatgaacatcatttgcgtgaagtattgaagacgttacgaaaggagaagttgtatgctaagttctccaaatgtgaattttggctaagggaggttcaattcctcggccacattgtgaacaaagacggtattcaagtagatccggggaagatagagacggtgaagagttggagacaaccgactacgcctacggaagtccgaagttttctcggattggccggttattatcgttggtttatccaagacttttctaagatcgcttcttcattgacaaaattgacgaggaagaatgcgaggtttaattgggagaacgaacaagaaattgcttttcaattgctaaaagagaagttgtgtcaagttccggtgttagtgttgcaggaaggagtggaagacatgacggtttattgtgatgcttcgttaaatggtctcgggtgtgttctaatgcaaagaggtaaagtcattgcttacgcctctcgacaattaaaggaacacgagacgagatatccgactcatgatcttgagttggcggtagtggtacatgcgttgaaaatatggcgccattacttgtatggtgtcaagagtacgatttattcggatcataagagcttgaaacatctctttagtcaacaagatttgaattatcgtcaacataggtggatggatgtggtaaaatattatgattgtgaaatactttatcatctgggcaaggcgaatgtggtcgcggatgcgttaagtcgaaagagtcatcacccggcgttacgattgggatttttacatatgattattactaacgattttcttgaaaaacttggtgtgattcaaatagaggcttacgttcacaacaagcatgcggaacgaatcatggggcaatcggagttcattactatgggctcgcgtggtttgttgtcttttcaaggaagagtgtgggtgcctaagatgggtgattatcgacaagtgctacttgatgaagcacataagtcaaagtattccattcatccgggcgcgatgaaaatgtatctagatttaagaaaagattattggtggccgggcatgaaacgtgatgttgtgaagtatgttgagcaatgcggcatgtgtttgcaagttaaggccgagcaccaaaagccgtatggtaagttacaaccgttagaaatcccgaaatggaaatgggagcacattaccatggatttcatcacaaagttacctaaaacggcgagaacccaatttgattcgatttgggttatagttgatcgattgacgaaaagtgctttgtttcttcccattcgggtagcgatatcgtcagagaccttggctaagctgttcatcaaggaagtcatctctcgacacggtgttcatatatctattatttcggatcgagatacccgttttacatctcggttttgggaaaagtttcacgaagatatgggtacacaattgaaattgagcacggcgtatcatcctcaaacggacggtcaaaccgaacgtacgaatcaaactttggaggatatgttacgggcgtgtattattgattttggtgggagttgggacgagcacttacctttggtggaattctcgtacaataatagttatcatactagtatcgggatgccaccttacgagatgcgttatgggcggaggtgccgaactccgatttgttggggtgaagttggtcaaagagaaattgggagtaccgatttagttttggagatgaataacaagattgatattattcgggatcacttgaagaaggctcaagatagacaaaagtcgtatgccgataaacgtagacgaacgatcgaatttcaagaaggtgacatggtgatgcttaaggtttcgccatgtaaaggtattattcgattttgaaaacggggaaagttagctcctcggtttattgggccatttaaggttttagctagtgttggtgaagtcgcgtatcgattagaattacccgaagagcttgcggggattcataatactttctatgtctcccatctccgtaagtgtcttgcggatgattcatcttgggtaccattagacgaaattgagctaaacaataagttggaatatattgaggagccgattgccatactcgatgagaaggtcaaaaggttgagaaataaagaggtgaggacttttaaagttcaatggcgtcggagtaaaggttccgagtttacatgggagcccgaagaattcgtgttagtttatcttccttcttgtcatgcggcttggatcgcgaggacgcgctccgattcaagtgggggagagttgtaagacccaaatatttgttgtgtacataagcgtaaataagatgcttgaagtgggggttTCGTTGTACATTTTAAAATGAAACAAATTCTGATCTGggggtgttgcgcgccgcgcaggccattggcgcgccgcgccaaaggtctgtgacagattcctttctttttaattagatattttgagggcaaattgatAAATTCACTAAATggccgactttaaggctctagattcagtttggtgagcctcataacaccattttcacctacttcacctcttccaaattaatttagtgagagaaagggttttctagagtgagagaactcaaatcaaggaagaagaagccgatttcgggtctaagtgcaagcattaaagttgttcacttacttcctagctacattttgagtgtagtggtatgctttaatcttaatttccttgttaatttgattaagggttagggtttggggtaaatgatgaacttaaaactcatttgtgggtgaattgggtgttttgggtgaaattgggtcatgtagactcaaagatgactaactagggttttcaaagtgttagattgatgtttatgaactaaaattagttagtaaattgctagcacacctatatatatgtaagtgggtgttgtgtgggttagtggatgacccaaaatgggtatgttgactttaaaatggtcaaatgggttataatggacctaagttggttaatggTTGTGAAAGATGCATAAAATTTGTATTGAAAagcgttttaaacctatcttggctaattttagggttttggtgtaagttaacccaattttagggttaagggtgcaaatgggtcgaaattgcaccttagatcaaaatggcactagaatgaagttagtggttgaccaccttgaatgaatgattgatatgtgcataatgtaataggtgcgttacattgaagttgaaagctcggttatctctcgccaagactttgaggtgagtggaaaatctatatatgtatgtatatgatttacgtgccgtattaatggtgtcacatagccgttttgtgaccatagttgtgagacatagccgttttgtccacgtttaatatttatgcacatagacgtgtttgtgcatatagtggcgagtaatagccgtgttttactcccacgatgTATTCCGTATTattttgtgcacatagccgtgtttgtgtacatgattgtgagtaatagccgtgttttactcacacattgatcaagtgacgccatagccatttttggaacacttgggggtgatgccatagccgtttttggaacacctcgggggttagtataccatagccgtgtttgggagctaacggttgttatgaacatcgatgacttgtttcgcgaagtcattcccttgcgaagaacttggttaaccatggtttatagttgttgacgttagcatttaattattattatgaatattatgctattgatgttgctagttgtacggattgacgatactagcttgtttattgagacgttatgcgtttgtatgcgttaaatgatatcgtggatgcgagtaggtaagtcttatatgcatgtatatatttattctactcactaagcgttagcttaccctctcgttgtttaccattttataggttccggcgtggataagggtaagggcatacggttggattaaagatcccgcttattgttaggggacgctttttggatgtgttagcttttggagtttgaccatgacttgggtagtttaatcccaaacaccatgctcatcgtgtcgtttggtacttaaactttttggtggtcgaaactcacgttatgtattaaactcgtaaaaaggCCGATGTGggtcccgctttgtaaaacttattttatgtttgaatagtgttagttttacatatgtgaataagttgttaaaagcgttttgtctaattatgttgggaagtggccaatctttttcgcgtttaaagactttttggacagaccagtttggcgcgccgcgcgaggttctggcgcgccgcgccagttgctgaacaaataatttttttttttttttaatattttctgcgggttcgattgtggtttggtttgggttgttacatgttgCTTCTGAGAGCGATCTCCATTCATGTAGGGGATTGTTAGAAAATTTGGTTGGAAAAGTGTGTTTTACCAATGTTTGGACACAAGTTAATATATAATAAAGTGCTATATATTAACGATTATTTAGTGGGTTTTGTAGCTACTAGTGAGAGCTTTAAAACGATATAAAGCGTGTCCAAAATGAGTTTATGGTGAATGAGATATCACGTATCAAAGTTGATAGTTTAGTGCAAAATAAAAGAATTTTGAAAGAAGATGGAACTTGTGCCACATAGGAGTGGGAAAGAACTTATATATCGTATATAAGTGGATGGTTATAATCTATGTCAAGATCTTATGACATATTTTACTCCAGCACCTACTCACGCGCAGGGGTTGCAAAAATCTGGGTTTGGGTTTGGGCTTGGGATTTCTCTAATCCAAAGCGTGCCCGCGACCTGCGTATTTGAATGCAACTCCAAAATTACAGGCCAGTACGAGCTAGTTATTTTGCAATCTGCAATTCGTATTTTTTCTTGCAAAGGAAGAAAAGATTTAACCTATTAAATAAGAAAACTTTTCTCTTGTCAACCAAGAACAAATCGTTTTCTTTTTGGTTTGATATAGTAAATCTTCCCTTTTATAAAACGATCCAATTTCTACTATAAATACCATGCTTGGGTATTGGGAAAAACACACGAAAGATAACAAAGCAAATCATAGCAACCAACATTCAGACGTTCTCTTTCTGCTCTCGTTTTCAACAGCTCGGTCTCCCCGCTTCCGCGTTTTTCAAGCAAGTATTCTAGTCTGGCAGTACGCTGCTTCTAATCGGTGTACCTTGGGAACAGACGTTGCatttgtttaagggaattgtgtcaaacacaagcccggttcgaCCTTTCAGTTTGGTTTGATCATATTTATTTTTCAGTCTATATGTAGTCTATATATTTTGTACTATCGATTTATTTTTCGTTATATTTATTATGTTTATTGCATGTTCTTGATATGAATATCATGTTTAGTAATTTGTTAGCGTTTTTTCTGTTTCGTGCATATATTTTTATCACACGAGTCATGTTTGACGTAATTCATGTAAAATTACGTAGAATGTGTGAGTTAACGCTCTaagaaaacacatcaaacacatcaTGATTGATAATTGCATAAACTTCCATAGGAAATCATTTTCAAAGTAGATAATGGTAGAGAAAAAATGGGCCGTGAGGGGCGGCGATGCACAAGGGTTAAAAGAACATGGTCATTGACCCAACACTTGATACTGGGTCCTTGCTTTGTGGCACAGTATACTGTATCGATAAATAACGacaagattttttaatttttttaatttttataaaaccgaTACCAACACCAATTTAAATTAGAGCATTGTTTAAAAATAATGTGAGCGTCAAGTTTGAATAACACGTGTATCACATCTATGGTTGACCGTGCTACTCAGCTTAACTAATAGTCCAAGTTCACAATTTTATTGTAtgggtgtgtttggacgaaagtagctggagctggagcttatagctgaAGCTTATGAGCTGGAACTTATTTTTAAAGTTGGTAGCTGGAGTGTttagtaaactagctggagcttatttttcaattcataagctctactttttttcataagctactacaagtagcttattttttttgattttcataagctctactttttttgtctaccaaacgaagcttatgacttggagcttattaaaatcataagctcaaactttcataagctccaataagctagGCTCAAAACACACCCTCTCAATTAACAGTTTAAAAGTTATCAAAATGTTTTAGCATTACATTCCTCTTAAATTAGGTATCGTTCTCAAAACTTGAAGCACGGTAATTATATTATCAAATTTATCATATAGAACTAATGGTGCGAACTTATGTCACACATCCAAAACCAAAAATTTGTACATGTAAAAAGAAAATACACTGAAAAAACACTATTATTTCGAAGTTATCCAAGATTGGTCTTTGAGCAATTCGACAACTTTTCGCATATATGGTCTGTTAATAGGGAAAGCAGATGTGCATTGAAGAGCCACATTCAAAACCTTCTCAATTTCTTCATAATCACAAGTTAAAGAGTTCATTTTAGGATCAATAAGTTGATCCAAGTTTGCCCATCCAACCTCATCGGGTTTTTCGGGCACCGATAAAGCAACCTCGGTTACCCACTTCACGATATCTTTGTTTTCACCAAAAGAAGAATCATTCGGCCTTTTACCAGTTACCAACTCCATTAGTACCACTCCAAAACTATAAACGTCACTCTTTTCTGTAACTTTCATCGTGTATGCATACTCTGCAAGATAAAATCATCATTAGATTCATAATAACACTAGTTTCCAATACGTAAGCAAATTTCAACTTATTACACTACACTACACTACACTACACTACACTACACTACACTACATGTGAAGTTAATGAACAGTAACGTTTGTTGGCGTAAACATATCATTTTTTCTTTATATTACATTACACTATATGTGAAGTTAATGAACAGTAACGTTTGTTGGCGTAAACACATCATTTTTTCTAAGGTAAAGAGCGCCACCATTTTTCACCATAACGCGGACCCTTCCCCACTTGTTACTACTATATACGACGATTTGGATTGTTTTTTTATTTCTAACGGGTAAATAATTATAATCAAAAAGATTAACATAAAAAGAAAAGAGTCGAATGATTCATACGGGTCAGAGTGCTTTATGAAGCCCAACCCAACCCAAAAATATTGCCCATTTTAACCCGTCACCCGATTGACATGGCCAGTCTTACTTGACATGTTTAGTTTCACGTTGAAATAAATACGAAACAGAAATGGAATAGAAAACAACCTGGTGCGATGTAGCCATAGGAACCAGCGATTCGAGACATGGCTCCCTCACCATCTTTCTCTTCAACCTGCAACGCCTTGGCTAGACCAAAATCCGCAACCCGTGGTCTAAAATCTTCGTCCAACAGTATATTATTCGATTTAACATCTCGATGCACGATACCCGGGACACAATCATGGTGCAAATACGCTAACCCTTGCGCAGCCCCAAGAGCAATTTCAAATCGCTTACTCCAATCTAACAAAAACCCGCCTTTAGGATCCTTATGCAACATGTCACCTAAACTCCCATTCTCCATATACTCATACGCCAACGCTCGGAAATCCTCCCCCACACTACCAAACAAAAGCTTCACAATATTCTTGTGTCGAATTCTACCTAATGTCTCCATCTCACACCAAAACTCGGCCTCGGTTTCTGAACTTTTATGAATCCCAAATAACTTCTTAACCGCCACTGTTTGACCGGTCTTGAGCGTCACCCGATACACCTTCCCGGACCCACCCATTCCAATAACGTTACTCTCCGATAACGATACCAACACGTCATGTTCTTTAAACCCGAGCCGCTGAAATGATGTGATCTTATACAAACTCTTACTTCCCCGAAATAATTTCGTTTTAATCACAATCCACATAAGCGACACGATTAGAAATAAAGCTAAACCCGATAGAATACCGACCAAGTAATAGCTTACCTTTCTCGTTTTATGACATCTTGGAAATTGTTTAAGATACGGGCTACATAGTTTCGGGTTACCCATTAAGCTCGACTCGTaaacttcattatctaaataagatggTACTTCGCCTTCGAGATCGTTATTCGAAAGATTAAGTACATTGAGTTTGAGTTTACTTAAAGAAGTTGGAATCTTACCGGAAAGCGAATTGCCGGCAAGATCCAGATAATTCAAAACGGGTAAATCCCCAATTTGGTCGGGGATTTCACCGTTGAAGTGATTACTCGAAAGATTCAAACTCGAAAGCTCCTTCCACGAACTCATATCATTCGGGATTTCACCGGTAAAATCGTTCAATTGAAGATTAAGTTTCTCCAACTTATTCAAACGGGTTATACAGCCGGGTAATTGACCCGAGAACTTATTATTACTTAAATCCATCTCAACAATTTTATGTAAACCACAAATTCCGGTCGGTAACTCACCGGAGAAACCATTTCCAGACATCATTAACGTCGTTACACCTTTCGAAATCGAACCGGGAATCGAACCAGTAAACTTATTATCACTAACATCAACATATTTAAGCCTAGATGAGTTCCAGAAACTTACTGGAATCTCACCAGATAATTCATTGCTTGATAAACGAACATAATATATCGATTGGCAATCACCACAAGAACCCGGAATTTCACCGAAAAATCGATTATTAAAACAAATAAATTTCTGAAGCTTCTTTTTATCACAAAGTTTCAAAGGCAATAAACCTTCAAACTGATTACCAGAAACATCAAATTCTTCTAAATCAGAATTTTCACCCAAACCCGCGGGTAACTGACCCGAAAACTTATTA of the Rutidosis leptorrhynchoides isolate AG116_Rl617_1_P2 chromosome 5, CSIRO_AGI_Rlap_v1, whole genome shotgun sequence genome contains:
- the LOC139846872 gene encoding uncharacterized protein, with product MASNSNPTLHLLTIFLSITLTVAATSTGDTAILLRVKTTQLTDPDSLLSNWNTSIPPCSWNGITCNNQSQDIISIDFTDFSTLSGPFPADFCRIQTLRHLSIGNNCFNGTISPSSFSLCSHLTFLNLSSNLFDGNLPELLPSFVNLTILDLSYNNFTSEIPSSIGESLSLQVIDLSSNFFYGPIPDSLTNLTELKKFLAPVNPNLTGPLPEKIGNLKKLEIFRISGARLTGEIPDSIGDLLSIKSIDLSTNLLTGSIPESIGRLNGIEHLWLYDNVLSGEIPDVFENLTSLIDFDVSLNKLTGKLPVSLAGLHLTSFDVNDNQLEGEIPDILGSNPNLVQLKLFNNKFSGQLPAGLGENSDLEEFDVSGNQFEGLLPLKLCDKKKLQKFICFNNRFFGEIPGSCGDCQSIYYVRLSSNELSGEIPVSFWNSSRLKYVDVSDNKFTGSIPGSISKGVTTLMMSGNGFSGELPTGICGLHKIVEMDLSNNKFSGQLPGCITRLNKLEKLNLQLNDFTGEIPNDMSSWKELSSLNLSSNHFNGEIPDQIGDLPVLNYLDLAGNSLSGKIPTSLSKLKLNVLNLSNNDLEGEVPSYLDNEVYESSLMGNPKLCSPYLKQFPRCHKTRKVSYYLVGILSGLALFLIVSLMWIVIKTKLFRGSKSLYKITSFQRLGFKEHDVLVSLSESNVIGMGGSGKVYRVTLKTGQTVAVKKLFGIHKSSETEAEFWCEMETLGRIRHKNIVKLLFGSVGEDFRALAYEYMENGSLGDMLHKDPKGGFLLDWSKRFEIALGAAQGLAYLHHDCVPGIVHRDVKSNNILLDEDFRPRVADFGLAKALQVEEKDGEGAMSRIAGSYGYIAPEYAYTMKVTEKSDVYSFGVVLMELVTGKRPNDSSFGENKDIVKWVTEVALSVPEKPDEVGWANLDQLIDPKMNSLTCDYEEIEKVLNVALQCTSAFPINRPYMRKVVELLKDQSWITSK